GCATAATAGATACTACAAACAGAACTTTCAGCTTGAAATTTACAAGCACTAAAGGAAAGGATTAAAGTACTCTCAGTCTCATAAGCAGATAAAGTATAGATATCTACGTTCATGCAACTATAAATATACTGTGAGACAAGAGATGGACTAAAACTACCAAGAAAGAAATTTCACATAGATTAAACATCTTATCCCAATCCACAATATATTAATAAGCATTTTATCAACAATCAAGGCAAGTTATCTCTATTACATATCATCAGAAACATATTTATATGGCTGTGTGTAAGATAATTTCAATGGGTGATTTTCATTGATAAAATACATTGTATATATAGATACAATAGAGTTGACCTAGGCTAGTAATTACAGATAAATCTAAGCCTAATTACAGGAAAATCATAATGACATaatattctatcacacccccgcagtcgaagcgggaggttcactGACGCTGAGACTGGAGCGAAAGTCATCAAATAGAACCCGAGGAAGGCCTTTGGTGAAGATGTCTGCAATCTGGTGACGAGAGGGAACATGAAGGATACGTGCCTGACCACAGGCGACCTTCTCGCGAACAAAGTGAATGTCCATCTCAATGTGTTTAGTGCGCTGATGCTGGACAGGATTGCCGGATaggtagatggcactaacattaTCACAATAGACCAAAGTAGCCTGAGAAAGAGGAATGTGAAGCTCTAAAAGCAAGTTGCGTAGCCAACATGATTCAGAAACCACATTAGCGACGCCTCGGTACTCAGCCTCAGCACTAGATCGAGAAAGCGTGGGTTGTCTCTTGGACGACCAGGAAATGAGGTTGTCGCCGAGAAACACACAGTAGCCAGAAGTAGACCGACGAGTGTCGGGACATCCACCCCAATCTGCATCGGTGAATGAAATAAGCTTCTCGATAGGAGAAGGATAGAGATGCAAGCCAAACTGTAAGGTGCCCTGAACATAACGCAGGATGCGCTTCAGTGCTAGCATATGCTCGGTGCGGGGGGCATGCATGTGAAGGCACACCTGCTGAACAGCATAAGAGATGTCAGGACGGGTAAATGTGAGATACTGTAAAGCCCCAGCAAGACTCCGATATAAAGTAGGGTCATCACACGGAGTACCAGCAGAAGTACTGAgtttctgcttggtgtcaactAGAGTGGCAGAAGGATTGCACGAGGTCATACCGGCCCGAGCAATAATGTCACGTGCATATGTACTCTGACTGAGAAAAAGTCCACCTGCATGTCTGGTGACAGCAATGCCCAAGAAATAACTCAACGGTcccagatccttcatagcaaactcAGAGGCAAGAAGAGCCATGATAGATTTGCGAAGGTCATGAGAAGAGCTGATGAgtatgatgtcatcaacataaagcagGAGGTAAGCCATGTCAGAGCCGCGTCTGTAGATGAAaagagagtgatcagaggtgctATGCTGAAACCCAATGGTGGAGACATAATCTGCAAAACGCTGGTACCAAGCGCGAGGCGCTTGCTTCAACCCATAAAGAGATTTCCGCAGGCGACACACATAATTAGGATGAGTACGGTCACGAAAACCCAATGGCTGATGCATATAAACTGTCTCATGGAGATCACCATGGAGGAAGGCATTCTGAACATCTAGTTGGTGAATGGGCCAAGACCTGGAGAGGGCAATGGTGAGAACTGTGCGAATGGTCGCTGGTTTCACCACAGGACTGAAagtctcatcacaatcaacacatGCAATCTgtgacctgccatcacctacaagacgagctttataacgctcaaaacaaccattagctttcgtcttatgacgaaaaatccacatgcagCGAATGATATTAACATCACGAGGACGAGGTACCAAATCCCAAgtattatttctaattaaagcaTCAAATTCAGACTGCATGGCGGATTTCCAATTTGGGTCAGACAGAGCTAGCTTCGGGTTTTTGGGAAGAGGTGAGATGGTGGGATCATCAATGGTGACAGAAAGGTTGAAGAGCTTTTTGGGTTTGTAGATACCTCGCATGCTGCGAGTGGCCATGGTACGGATAGGGGGTACATGTAGAGTCGGCAAAGGTAGTGAAGGAGAGGATGGTAGGGAGtcagaagaggaggaagaggagggcGTATGGGGTGGGGGTGTGGTCACGGGAGAAGGGACTGCAGGAGTAGGGCTAGGCGCAGGTAAGGTGGATGGATGAGTCCATTGGTGAAGAAAAGAGGGATGTATAGTATCGGAGAAGCAGTCATATGTGGAGGGAGGAGGGGTAGGCATGGTGGCAAAGGGAAACTGAGTCTCATCAAAGATGACATGTCGGGAGATAATGATTTTTCTGTGCGACAAATCAAAACACTTATAACCTCTGTGATGAAGTGGGTACCCTAGAGGAGCGGGGTTGTAATTTGTGAATGGTAGTGGAAGGAACTGAGGGGTAACAAAGACAACCAAAAACTCGCAGATGTGTGTAAGACGGGTCACGACGATACAGAAGTTGAGTGGGAGAGAAATTAGATAGATCTTGTCGAGGAATGATATTAAGCAGATAGGTAGCCATTTGAAGGGCGTGATGCCAAAAAGACGGAGGAACAGACGCATGAGCGAGAAGAGTAcgaatcatgttgttaatggttCGTATTTTGCGCTCCGCCTTAACATTTTGAGATGATGTATGCGGGCAGGAGAAGCGAAAAGTAAGACCATTAGCAGCACAATAAGCATGAAAGGATCTATTGTCAAATTCTCgcccattatcacattgaagacattttACAGATTGGGAAAAATGCGTGCGGATTTGATTTGACAGAGTGGTGAACATGTCAAAAACTTGGGATTTATTACTTAAAGGAAACGTCCACAAGAAATCTGTAAAATCATCCAAGAATAAAACGTAATACCGATGACCGGCAGAAGATAAAACCGGCGAAGTCCATAAATCACTGTGTAAAATGTCAAAATGCATCACAGTAACATTATTAGAAGAAACAAATGGCAACCTAACATGTTTGCCAAACACACAAGACTCACAAACTGCCCTAGAATTCAAATGCTCATAACTAATGAACTTATGACTACGAAGAGACTGCAAAGCAGAAGAACTGGGATGACCAAGACGACTGTGCCAGAGACTCTGAGTTAGACCAGCAAATGGAAAGGACGGAGTGACTGGGTACAGGTCGCCAAGACTGTTACATCTCATGAGTGGAATCCCCGTCTGAAAATCATTAACCGAGAAGCCATATGGGTCAAAAGAAATAGAAACATTGTTATCAGTAGTAAGTTGTCGCACAAAAATCAAGTTTTTAACGATTTGTGGTGTGTGCAAGACATGGGAAAAGGTTAAAGGCTTGTGTTTTTGGGAGGTGGGTAGGGTGGTGTGTCCAGAACCCTGAATTGGAATACCCTGTCCGCTACCGACATACAGTTTCTGATTAAGATGActcaaattagaataagacgtgagaTTACCTGGTGAAGCCGCCACATGAGAAGACGCTCCGGTGTCCATGTACCAAGTGTTGTCGGGAGAAGCAAGCGTCATAGTGTGCATGGCAGTGGCAATGTCAGTGGGCACTGGGGAGGCCGAAGCAGCATAAGCCTGAGGACGCTGGCCTAGAATTCCTGGTTGTCGGGGAGGCGCAGGGGGACGAGTCCACTGAGAGGTTGGGTATGGGCACGGAGGACAGTCCATGGAGGCGGGGCCCATCCCCAATGTTGGTACGGGAAGTACTGTGGCTGAGGTGGCATCGGAGGAGAGGAGCCTTGAGAGGTGCCACTGCGGGATCCACCACTGTTGCCACGATTCCCACCACGACCCTTAGAATTGTGGGAACGAGAACGGTTGGAGGACCGACGATCAGAGCTCTGGGAGGAGACATCAGAGGCACGCGACTGAGTAGCAACATAGGCAGTAGGAGGCTCAACGGGCTTCATCTTAGCCAAACCTGCCTCCTCTAGGGTAAGCATGGAGCGAGCTTGATGAAAAGTGGGGAGCGGATTGCTCTGGCGGATCAATGTAGCAACGCCCTTGTAGGCATCAGTAAGACCAGAAATAAGCTGCAAGACGAGACGGTGATTGTTCACAGGAGCACCCACATCTCGGAGCTGGTCAGAAAGCGTCTTCAGACGCTGACAATAAGCAGAGACATTTGGAAAAGTCTCCATACGAACACCGGAGAATTCCTGCTCCAAAGCAACGGCACGCGCATTCTGATTGTCGTGGAAGATATCAGCCAAACGCTGCCAAACGGCCAAAGCTGTGGAATTGATTTCCATGAAATGGTGGAATAGATCCACTGCAGGACGATGGCATCCAAAGTAGCCCACTGATCATAGGTGGGGTCAGTGACAGCTGGCGGTGGTTTGGCTGTGGATGGAACAATATGATGTAGAACCCGATGAGAACGGGCATGAATGCGAAAAAGTTCGGCCCACGTGCCATAGCGATCAGTCTCCATATCAAGGACAAGAGGAATATGATTCCGAATGTTGGAAACAACAAGAGCAGGATGAAAATCCGGCTTTGCAAGAGTGGGAGTAGGTGGGGCAAGATCGGCCGTGGGAGGAGGAGTCGCATTGCTACCGTCATCGGAGGTGGAAGACAtgttgctcttttttttttctttttcttttttttttttttaaagatcttGGGCCTGGCTGGCGGTTGAACTGGGTCTGGGCGGTTCAACCGTGTCGGTCGAACCGGGCTGAAGAAGCTGGAGTGAACCGGTTTGGAGTTGACCCACAGCTAGCGGGTCGGGTCAACTCGGTGCTGTGTGTGGCTGCAAGCCTGCAACACAGCAAACACGAAGGGGACAGGACCTGGAGGGGACCGGCGGCGCGGGCTGCACTGGGTTGGGCGGCGGCACGGCGGAGGAACGGTGGTTGAGCGGTGGACACGCGAGCTCGGGAGTGCGATGCGGAGGGAAGATCTGCACAGGGAGAGAGAGAGCTCGACAGTGAGGGAGAAACCCAGCACGCTTGGGCTCGCAGCGGTGGTGCGAGCGGCCGGCGGCGGCTCTGGAAGAGAGGAGCGGCGGCGGGCGGCGCGGGGGAGACAGCGGCTGACGGTGGGGAAGAAAAGAGAGGGAGGCAGCGGCTGCTATAGGGAAAGAAAGGAGAGAAAGAAATCAGATAAGGAAAAGAAATTAGGTTAGGATCTTTtgtgctcttgataccatgtaagataaTTTCAATGGGTGATTTTCATTGATAAAATACATTGTATATATAGATACAATAGAGTTGACCTAGGCTAGTAATTACAGATAAATCTAAGCCTAATTACAGGAAAATCATAATGACATAATATTCTATCACTGTGCTCATTCTAAATGAAGTGATCAAATTTTCCTTTCTATGCCTATAGTTCTCATTTGGTTGGATTGCCTTTATCAATGACCATATGGAGCTTAGTTGGTTCAATCACACTGAACTACCATCGGATTGTGTTAGGATGTAATCAAACTAAGTGGCAGATGTCAAATAGCACTGCCATTCAACCATTATAAAAACACATCAGGTTTCTATCATAATTAACAATACGTACTACTTCTATTAATACTCTCAATAGGATGTCATAATTTGAAAGGTTCGTATCGAAATCACTCTCGAGGTAAGATAACTAGCTTTGAAATCATGGATCAGATATATCAACAAACACCTTACACCCCATTTACCAAATACACAGTACACACACATAATTTCAACAAAGAGAGAATTGATTCAGATCTGATTATCCATTAAGCTATTCAAACCTAAACCGTTTTCAAACTATGAATGATACAAACTTCGCATATTGTTCATCATCAGGAAGTGGGATAGATCTGTCAAAGGTTGGAATACTAGCACATACCattcatatttaaatattactagtgtttttaccctgcgctgcacggcgaaagatttttctaattttttatgacAATTATTTTTACATGAAATTGACATGATTAACTACCACAAAACCATAGATAACAATTGAAATTAGATTTGATTCGTTTACACAACAATGAAAAACTGAATGAATCTAACAAAGGTTGATGATTacagaaatatatatatcagCAACAAAAAGATGTCATATGAACGTTATGCATTCCACTTGTTGCTTGCTGCCCCATTATCATTGAAAGTCTGTTGAATCTGCAAcaatttagaaaatgttttaaataaGTAGATCAAAAACTTCGCATATTGTTCATCATCAGGAAGTGGGATAGATCTGTCAAAGGTTGGAATACTAGCACATACCATTCAGATTTAAATATTATACTGGTTCTGTTTTTGGCTAAACCATATTGGAAAAAATCGATTGTTGGTAGCATAAAATTCTTGGGGTCAAACTAGTCATGTAGTCATGTACACATTCCTTTCTTGATGTCAAAAAATGGTGGTTGAAGAATTAAAAAATCTTCAAGTTGAGAATCAAAGAGAATGGAAAGTTATTTCCGAgaaataaaaagggaaaaatagAGCTCAGATGTGTTACTTTTCACCTGAAGAATCAGATGTTAGTGATAGACCCGCTATCACAGTTGACACAATTTTCATCACAGCTTTTGTGCATCAGCCGGGAATTGAACCCAGGTCTGTACCGTGGCAGGATACTATTCTACCACTAGACCACTTGTGCTTCTTGTTTATTCACTCGAACATATAATATTAGATAGTCTGATTCAACAATTCGATTTCCCTAGCAGCCAAGTCATTTGAATTGGAGtactttttttataaaaatagaaTTGGAGTACTTTATCAAATATTGTTGTGTCCTCTAAGTGGGGTGGGCCACTTGCTGCGACCCGGGCCCTTAGTTTGGCCCATCCCATTATTCCTGCCAGTGGCCCAGTTGGTGTCCATCTAACAGAAACATCATCTGCCTTAGAGGAAATAAGAGACTCAGGTTCCATATCTCTCGTGGAACAGTCAACGAAGAGGGGGAGGGGGAGACCGAGAAAATTGAAACAAATCCAACCTCTTCTTCCGGCGGCATCATCAGCTTCTCCGCCGTCTGGGTCTCCGGCGATCAACAATCTTTCTGCTGCAAGTGCTTCAGTGGCAGCGAATCAAATCAATTGCTATGAATCACGTCCGTACTTAACCAGAGCCAAAAGAGCACTGCTTCTGGGTAAGCTATTGGGTGTAAAATTTCCTGGCTCCGACACTCAAGCGGTGGTAGGCTTAGAAGAGGAGTTACGCCTTCACTGTTTACCTCTTTCTTGATGGCACCCAAACGTCTTTGGGTCTCGTGGAACGTTCGTGGGCTTGGAGGGGCGGAGAAACGAAGTTCTATCCGAGGTGCGCTAAAGAAGGCAAACCCAGAGGTGGTCCTTTTACAGGAGTCGAAATTGGACCAGCATGGAGAGAAATTGATCTCCATTCTTGCTACTGCTCTCAAGTATGATATGGCCTTTGTCCCTGCCATTGGCTCCGCAGGTGGGCTGATTACACTCTGGAGAACAACTGACTTTCAGGTGATTGATGTAATTAAACAAGAGCGTTTGCTGGGTATTTTGGTGAAATTTAACAGTGTAGAATCTCCCTGCTTTATTGGTAATTTATATGGACCAAATGATAGCACTGAAAGAGGGGTATTTTTTCAAAGGGTGGAGGGATTATTAGCATCCCTGGAGTGCTCTTTTGTCCTGGGAGGAGACTTTAATGCCACCCTTAACCCAGGCGAAAGGAGAGGAATGCAAGATGTTACGGACCCGGCCTTTCAGAACTTTGTTATGGTGTCAAATTTAGTCGATCTCCCTCTATCCAACTCTGATTTCACCTGGTATAGTTCCCGGAATGGGGGCATTTGGTGCCGCCTGGATCGATGGCTGATCTCTGAAGACTCCATGGTAATATTCGAAGGGGTTTCACAGTCAGTAGAGAATTGGGGGTTTTCTGATCACAGGCATGTCACTCTATCCATGGGCAACTCCGATTTTGGGCCTAAGCCATTTCGTTTTTACAACAGCTGGTTGTTAGATAAGGAATTTCAGGAGCTCATAGCGGATTGGTGGAACTCTACTCTGGTTAATGGTTGGGCTGGGTTTGTTCTACAGCAGAAACTGAAATCGTTGAGGTCTTCCATTAGAAACTGGCCAGGATACTATGCGGCGGGTTCTAGTGTAAAGATTAAAAAGCTTGAAACCGATCTCCAAGCTGTGATGGCGGATTTGGAGACTGGTATTGCTACTATAGACAACAGAACGAAAAGGCTTGAGATATTGGGTGGGTTGTGGAAGGAGTACAGAATTGAAGAAGCCAATTGGCGTCAAAAATCGCGGGTGAGATGGCTCAAGGATGGGGATAAAAATTCCTCTTTCTTCCACTCAATCAGCCGAGTACGGCAGGCTAGGCAAAACATTTGTAAATTAGAGGTGGATGGTGTATCAGTGGAGGATCCTTCTCAAATTAAATTAGCCATTGTCAATCATTTTAGAAACTTCTTCAACAGGGAGGATAAAGAGAGGCCTAAGATCCGATGTGGGAGTCTCCCAAAGCTTAGTAGAATGGAAAAGGAAACTCTGGAAGCTCCGTTTTCAGAAGCAGAGATCTGGAATGTTATCCGCTCTAGTGATGGAAACCGTGCGCCGGGTCCCGATGGTTTCAATCTAAATTTCTTTAAGAAGTTCTGGCCATTAGTCAAGGAGGATGTCTTGAGGTTTTTTGCTGAATTTCATGCCTCGGGCAAGCTTGTTAAGGGTCTCAATGCTGCCTTCATCTCCCTGATTCCGAAACAGTCTAGTCCTCGATCTGTGGCCGACTATAGGCCAATCAGCTTGATAGgcagtgcatataaattaatatcAAAGGTTCTTGCTGCCCGCATCCAAGTGGTTATGCCTAAGCTCTTAACGACTAATCAGTTTGCCTTTACCCAAGGCCGACAAATAGCAGATTGCATCTTGATTGCGAATGAGGCAGTGGATGTGCTAAATGAGTGTGATGAGGGTGGGTTCTTATTAAAGCTGGATTTTGCCAAAGCCTACGATAACATAGAATGGGATTACCTTCTGGATATGCTTCATCAATTGAATTTTGGAGCGAAATGGATTGGGTGGATAAGGAGTTGCATCTCTTCGGCTTCTTTGGCTATTCTAGTGAACGGATCTCCCACTGATTTCTTTGACATTCATAAAGGCCTCCGGCAGGGAGATCCGCTCTCGCCATTCCTATTCAATCTGTGTGTAAATGGGTTCTCGGTCATGTTAAACCAACTTCTTGGGGAGGTCTATTTCTCGGGGATCCGATTTGGTGGGACATTCCCATTGAATCATCTACAGTTTGCGGACGACACTCTCCTCTTCTGTGAAAATAGCGAGGAGCAATTGGATAGACTATGTAACACATTGCTGATTTTCCTATATGCATCTGGTTTAAAGGTAAACATGGCCAAATCAACGCTTATAGGTTGCAACATCTCAGATATGGAAGTGTCAAGAGTGGCTAGTCTTTTTGGATGGTCATCGGGTAAGCTCCCGTTGACCTATCTGGGGGTGCCATTAGGTGGTAATCCGAAGCGTAAGTCTTTCTGGGAACCTATGTTGGTGAAACTTAGGAGGAAAAAGGGCTCGTGGAACTCCAAATATATTTCTCTCAGTGGGAGAATTGTTCTTATGAAATCAGCCCTTTTTTCCATTCCCTTATATATGATGGCAATCTTCAAAGCTCCTTTGGGAGTTGTGGGTGAGATTGAAAAAGAACTAAGAAGTTTCCTATGGAACAAGGGAGATAGAGGTCGTAGGGTGGCATGGGTACCTTGGATTCAAGTATGCAAACCCAAGGAAGCTGGTGGGCTTGGGGTGGGATTCATAGGGTGGAAGAATCGTGCTCTTCTTCTCAAATGGGTTTGGAGATTTGGGGTGGAGAGGAAGAGCCTGTGAAGGAAAATCCTAAGTCACAAATATGGTTTAAATGAAGAGTGTCTATTACTGCACTCAGTAATCTCTCATAGAGGCTGCTGGTCCCCAATCGTGCAAGATATCATCAAGGTAATTCAAGAAGATTGTATACTGGCTAAAGGGGTGAAAGAAGGGGTCTTGTGTAAGGTGGGGGATGGGAGATCCATTAGTTTCTGGGCTGACCCTTGGGCAGGACCGTTACAGCTTCGAAATGTCTTTCCTCGAATTTTTGCCATCTCTAATGACAAGTCAGCAAAACTGGCAGATGTTGGTAGATTTACGCGGGGTAGATGGTCTTGGGACTTCAACTTCAGAAGACAATTCTTCGTCTGGGAGCAAGATATTTACACTGAATTCCTTCGCTGTATCAATTCTGTCTTTCCTTCACCCAGCTCCCCTGACTCCCTCATTTGGTGCCTTGACAATTCTGGATGCTTCTCGGTAAAAGCACTCTGTAAATGGGCGGAGAATAAGACTTTTGATACCACAACTCCTCATATTTCGGTGCAAGTCCAGAAAGTAATTCCTCCTAAGGTAAATCTTCTCCTCTGGCAAGTTTCTAATAATAAGTTAGCAACAAAAGATAATCTCTTGAAGCGGAACGTGGTAGTTAATGAGCTTTGTCATGCGTGTGAGTTAACACTGGAAACAGCACCTCATCTCTTCCTCCACTGTGTGAAAATTTGGCCATTGTGGTGCGCTATCATGCTTCGAGAGGGAATACAATGGGTTATACCAGGCTCTCTCTCCATTTTGCTGGAAGAATGGGACTATCTTGCTGTTATTACTGATAAATTACTATGGAAAATtattccagcagctttagtatGGTCACTTTGGCTTGGTAGGAGCGATGGCTTGTTCAAGGACAAGTGTTTTTCCTCTCAAGAGGTATGGGATATGCACCTCTTGAGGGCAGCATGGTGGGTGAAGGGCTCCTGGCCAGAGTGTCCATATGATATCTCTCAACTCCTATCCAACTACTGTCATATCAAAATTAGGAAGAAATTACCTGGCCCGCGTGTTGCTACTTGGGATCCTCCGCAGCTGGGTATTCTCAAATTTAACGTAGATGGATCATCGTTTGGTAACCCGGGTCCATGCGGTGTTGGAGGTCTGATCCGTAATGCGAACCAACAAATTCTGGGGATGTTTTCCAAAAATGTTGGAGAAGGTTGGGCTTATGCAGCAGAGGTGAAGGCTATCTTGATGGCATTACTGTTTTGTCAACAATTCTTGCTGAGCAATATCATAATTGAAAGTGATTCCTCCTTGGCTGTGGGGTGGGTCAATCTGAAAAGCAACAGGCCATGGGCTTTGATCAATGACCTCAATCAAATTGACTATCTCATACCACAAGTTAACTGTCTCAGCATCCATCACATTTTCCGGGAAGCCAATGATAAAGCTGATCAGCTAGCTAAGGAAGGAGTAACCCGTGAATCTCCCTTGTGGATTTGTAATGTATCTAATCCCACTGTGCTAGAAAGTTGATTTCTGTGTTCTGGTGCCTTGTTTCTGGTCTTCCTGGTCCACTGGTTCTTTTGCTGCTATGTTTCCTTCAATACTGGTGTTTTGTTTGGCTGCTTTTCTGGTTGCGCCTGAGTGTGCGGCTGCCCCGTCAGGATATGCCTTGATTGCTGGTCGCTTGCTCCTCGCTGCTTGGCGTTCCCTCTTCTCTGTTTAGCTTCTGCATTGTTTTGCTTTTCCTTGTTGTTTTGTAGCTTATCTGTGTAGTGCTCTATTTTTCCCTTTGTGTTCTTGTTTCTGTCTTTTCCCTGCTACTCTTTGTACTGGCTCTCTTTGCTGGTTGGTCGTTCTCCAAACTAGCTTTATATATTCTATTttggttttccaaaaaaaaattgttgtgtCCTCTAATCCTCTGTTGTGAAACTTCCTGCACAGAATTttcacttgatttttttttgaaacattaaACTCACTTGGAATTAAAAGTGCGATTGTTCATTCTtctcaaaagaaaaattaaaaaacattttttcacAACACTCATAAtatattttacttatttatttctcttttattaGAATTGGGAGTGggtgtataaaaaaaaacaaattttttacTACTctctattttaaaataactatctatttagagaaaatattatttcaTAAAAATTGTCCACTTAAAATTTAAAGGGAacttaattgatgttttttcaTATAAAACTCATGTGAACAAATAAACGAGGACATAAGCAcaatttaaaaagtaaaatagaaaaataaataatatgtgttaacaagttaacaaaattaattaaatttcttaATATGTTCCAATCGGCTTCTACGCCATCCAGCTTGAGAACATCTCAGCCGATCAAAAGACACGTATAGAAGAATTCGCCATAAGGTCGGACAGAATGACCAATACAAGAAAAACACGAATTACAGACGATTAAAGGTCGTCAGTAATGATGTAAAACCGTCGGTAATGAGAAAATACTGACGACCATCTGGTGGATAAAATTATGTCGTTAAATCACTCGTCAATAATATTACCATTGCCTTTTTGGAAATCATCGGTAAGTAGTCGTCGGTAACTCACCAAAAGTCCAATCTGTGGGAAACGTTACCTACAGTTACGACCGTTAGTAAATCATTTACGAAGACGAAAAAATATCCCTTTACTAGGGAACAATGTGCAttatcaattgaaaaaaaattaatgttttctTTACGCTCTCCATGACAATGGAATATATCACATTTATCAAAATTTTATATAAATGCATGTGCTTTCAAGAATCACAAAATAATTGTAGTTATCAATTATGTGATTACTAAACGATGAAAATTAGTAGAATATTTCAAAATGTAATTTGTGACACTCTAAAAAATTTCATGGTTTGATAAGTACCTTCTTGACATCTATACAATTATCTTATCATTACTGTAAACAcaaacattta
This is a stretch of genomic DNA from Lotus japonicus ecotype B-129 chromosome 1, LjGifu_v1.2. It encodes these proteins:
- the LOC130728232 gene encoding uncharacterized protein LOC130728232, with the translated sequence MSSTSDDGSNATPPPTADLAPPTPTLAKPDFHPALVVSNIRNHIPLVLDMETDRYGTWAELFRIHARSHRVLHHIVPSTAKPPPAVTDPTYDQWATLDAIRLADIFHDNQNARAVALEQEFSGVRMETFPNVSAYCQRLKTLSDQLRDVGAPVNNHRLVLQLISGLTDAYKGVATLIRQSNPLPTFHQARSMLTLEEAGLAKMKPVEPPTAYVATQSRASDVSSQSSDRRSSNRSRSHNSKGRGGNRGNSGGSRSGTSQGSSPPMPPQPQYFPYQHWGWAPPPWTVLRAHTQPLSGLVPLRLPDNQEF